The Armatimonadota bacterium genome contains the following window.
GGTCAACGTGGGGCACCGCCCCGCGCCGGTGGTGCAGGCGGTGCGCGAGCAGGTGGACCGCTTCCTGCACACCTGCGCCCATGTGGCCATGTACGAACCCTACCTGCGCCTGGCGGAGCGCCTGGCTGCGGTCACGCCCGGTGGCTGGGCGAAAAAGGTCCTCCTGGTGAACAGCGGGGCCGAAGCGGTGGAAAACGCCGTGAAGATCGCCCGCGCGACTACGGGGCGCCGCGCCGTGGTCTGCTTCGAGTACGCCTTCCACGGACGAACGCTGCTGGCCCTCAGCCTGACCAGCAAGATCAAGCCCTACAAGTTCGGCTTCGGCCCCTTCGCTCCCGAGGTCTACCGGGCGCCCTACTCATACCCCTACCGCTGTCCGCGGGGCGGGGACCCCGCCGACTGCCCCATCTGCACCGGGCAGGCCCTGGAGGCGTTTCTGAAGACCCACGTGGACGCCGAGGAGGTGGCGGCGGTGGTGGTGGAGCCTGTGGCCGGCGAGGGCGGCTTCGTGGTGCCGCACCCGAAGTTCCTGCCCACCGTGGCGGAGGTCTGCCGCCGACACGGCATCCTCCTCATCGCCGATGAGATCCAGACCGGATTTGGCCGTACCGGGCGGCTCTTCGCCGTCGAGCATGCGGGCGTCGCTCCCGACCTGCTGATCCTCTCCAAGTCGCTGGCCGCCGGCCTGCCCCTGGCGGCGGTGGTGGGGCGGGCGGAGGTGATGGACGCACCGGGGGTGGGGGGCCTGGGAGGGACGTTTGGCGGTAACCCCGTAAGCTGTGCGGCGGCGCTGGCCGTGCTGGACCTGGTGACCGATCCCGCGTTCCTGGAGCGGGCCGGCCACGTGGGCGCCGCCATCCGGGGCCGCCTGGGCCTGATGGCCGAACGCTACCCGCTGGTGGGAGAGGCCCGGGGCCTGGGAGCCATGGCGGCGTTGGAGCTGGTCCGGGACCGTGCCACCAAGGAGCCGGCCGTCGAGGAGACCACAGCGGTGCTGCACGGCTGCCACGAGCGCGGCCTGTTCGTCCTCAAGGCCGGCGTTTACGACAACGTGGTCCGCCTCCTGCCCCCGTTGACCATCAGCGACGAGGAGCTGGAGACCGGACTGCAGATCCTGGAGGAAGCACTGGCGGCCGCGGCCGCCTGAGCGGGCTCAGTCGCCCGTCTCGCGCATGAACCGCTGCAGGGCCTCCAGCAGCGCCTGCAGGTGCTTGACCACGTCCTTGGTGCTGGGGTACTCTCCCAGCCCCTTCAAATCGTTGGCGATGCGCGCCAGGTCTCGCTGGCATGCCGCTGCGGCATCGCGCACGGCCAGCCTCGCACGCATACCGTCACCCCCTTCACCGTCTGCCGCGCCATCGGCGGTAAATGGGGCTCTCGCCCACCCATATACTGTATCGGCGGTGTCGCGGACGCGCAACACGCACGACGCACGGCGCTCACAGCCTGCCCACGCGGCGGAGCCGGTATCGCTCGTAGATCAGGTCCACCTCCCCTTCTCGCCGCGTGAACTCCACGGGCAGCCAGCGCGCCGCCGCCAGGGTGACGAATCGGGGGCGCTGCGGGTCCAGGCCCGCCGCATCGTAACCCTGGGGGACCAGCAGCGCCGCCTGCTCCTGCGGGCCATCCTGCATCTCCAGCACCAGGTAGTCGCCACGGCGAACCACCGTGGCGCGCATCGTCCCGCGGTAGGTCTCGTAGACGCCGGTCAGCCCGTCCAGCAGGCGCTCCGCACGCAGGGCGGGCACGCTCCAGGGATCCGCGCCCAGGAGCAGGGCCAGGGCGAAGGCGCCCATCTGGTTCAGGGGGTAGCCGCTCCCGTTGGCCAGCAGGGCCACACCCACCCCGCGTTGCGGGACGAACCCGACATAAGCCGTAAAGACCAGCACGCTGCCACCGTGCCCCACCAGCGTCTCCCCGAGGAAGTCCGGGGTGACCTGCAGACCGTAGCCGTAGAAAACCGCGGGCTCGGGCCCCAACAGACCGCGCCGCCAGAAGGGGATGGGAACGCGGGGTTGCCACATGCCGCACAACATGTCGGGAGGCAGCAGGGCCACGCCGGGCCCACGGCCCCCGGCCAGGAACATGGCCACGTACCGCGCCAGGTCCGCGGCGCAGGAGATCAGCCCGCCGTCCGCCTGGATGCCCCCGAAGAGGTAGGCACTGCGGGTGCGCCGCTTCTCCCGGTCGATCACGTAGGGGATGGCGGCATCGGGATCGCCCTGGACATCGTCGGGGCGAAAACCGCTGCGCGTCATCCCCAGGGGCTGCAGGATGTGCTGGCGGACGTAGTCGGGGTAGGGCTGCCCGGAGACCCGCTCGATGACCGCCCCCAGCAGGACATAGCCTTCGTTGAGGTAGAACCAGCGCTCTCCGGGCGAGGCGACGAGCCAGGGCTGTGCCTGGTCGAGGAAGGCCAGCATGTCCTCGATGCCGCTGATGGGGAACCAGCGCTGGGAGGTGCCGACGTGGTGGCGGATGGTGGCTTCGGCGTAGCC
Protein-coding sequences here:
- the gabT gene encoding 4-aminobutyrate--2-oxoglutarate transaminase, which encodes MSRTTVALPGPRAQELLSLRQQYVPRGVATTVPTFVVGAEGARLRDVDGNEFIDFAAGIGVVNVGHRPAPVVQAVREQVDRFLHTCAHVAMYEPYLRLAERLAAVTPGGWAKKVLLVNSGAEAVENAVKIARATTGRRAVVCFEYAFHGRTLLALSLTSKIKPYKFGFGPFAPEVYRAPYSYPYRCPRGGDPADCPICTGQALEAFLKTHVDAEEVAAVVVEPVAGEGGFVVPHPKFLPTVAEVCRRHGILLIADEIQTGFGRTGRLFAVEHAGVAPDLLILSKSLAAGLPLAAVVGRAEVMDAPGVGGLGGTFGGNPVSCAAALAVLDLVTDPAFLERAGHVGAAIRGRLGLMAERYPLVGEARGLGAMAALELVRDRATKEPAVEETTAVLHGCHERGLFVLKAGVYDNVVRLLPPLTISDEELETGLQILEEALAAAAA
- a CDS encoding serine hydrolase, with the translated sequence MTDSLAPLEHFVQEKMGETGLPGLSLALVRKGEVVWSRGFGFRDLERGLPVTPQTLFGVGSVTKSLTCLALLQLQERGLLDLEDPVDRYLPLPVRPPGEEPIRLRHLMAHTSGLPALGYAEATIRHHVGTSQRWFPISGIEDMLAFLDQAQPWLVASPGERWFYLNEGYVLLGAVIERVSGQPYPDYVRQHILQPLGMTRSGFRPDDVQGDPDAAIPYVIDREKRRTRSAYLFGGIQADGGLISCAADLARYVAMFLAGGRGPGVALLPPDMLCGMWQPRVPIPFWRRGLLGPEPAVFYGYGLQVTPDFLGETLVGHGGSVLVFTAYVGFVPQRGVGVALLANGSGYPLNQMGAFALALLLGADPWSVPALRAERLLDGLTGVYETYRGTMRATVVRRGDYLVLEMQDGPQEQAALLVPQGYDAAGLDPQRPRFVTLAAARWLPVEFTRREGEVDLIYERYRLRRVGRL